The window GTTGTTGGGCATATTTAGAAGTGAGATCAGAGAACTGTCAGGTAGACTCAAATTTTCACAAGGCTGAATATATAAAAAATGGATTGAAATATTGTAGACTGAATTGTGCCCATAACTTCATTGCTAGCACCTATCTCCATATTGGGACTAGAAATCCAAGCAATCCAATACTAATAATGGGTCAATCATATCTAACACTTATAGGGCCATTCTgtaactgaaagcccacctatacAGATCCTTCTGCATCTACATTTGCAGAATTCTAGCAGAGGAAAGTGCCAGTTGGGCACcgaaatgctattctgtaaactgtgtatAAGTGGAATAATGCACGAACACAAGGGGCAGTATGCAAGGGGGCACACTCACTAGTGGAGCAAGTGTTGGACATAGACATGTTTCCTACTTATGCATGTAGGacgtaattctataaaattcttTGACAAGACACCATGTTAGACATCTGTTTATGTGTATTAATGCTTGAAAATGAGCTCTAACACACATAAGAGCATTAAACACTATTGTTTATGCGCTTGGGTAAGTGGCAtcatgcataaatgcaagggggcatagaCAAGGTTGGAGTGTGGGCAGTCCACTTAATGTGGGGTAAGTTAAATTCaaaccccctggattctatacatcgcGCTCATTCCATAAAAATGTGCATTatctaattggttaacaaactaatcagcaccaataattgaatgttaacaaccaattagaactaattggcattaattagaatttacacgtagtaCTTGCTAAGCATTTTCTGGAGAGTGgttcgtgtaaattctaatgtgcgttaccaaaaaggggacatggctatgggcatggaatgggtgtttCTAAGCGTTCCAAAAATTGACTCTCAGAGaaatagaatatacctgcttGACACCTTACTTATGCGCCgttatttacaccaaggtttcctTGGCGTAAATAAACGTGCTTATAGTTAGGCGTGATTCATCTCAGGATATCTCATTGAAGGTTTTGAAAGAACTCTATACCTAGATAAGCTGGTTCctgatttttcaattttttttcagtgcttttGCAAGACAATTGTATTTGTGACTATTTTAGGACCAATGATTGAGCCATTTGGATTGTTTTTTGTGTTCAGAGAAATTTGCTTCTTATAGAACGTTTGTGGACGTATGCCAAAAGTGGGTAtcgcaaaaaaaactttttatttttcacacTTAAGTTTGTAGTGGTGTATTCACATAGAAAACTGGGGAAACACGTGGAAGAGAGTATAATATGATGTAGAGAGCCGCATTTGCGGCTAGGCTTACTGAAAATTGGCTCGGTTGTaaatacagcctatactgaactctctgtgTCCCCCCTTATAAATTTcatattgtttatttattgattggtCCCCGCTTTTGGCTTATGCCCATATATCCCTCTGCTTGTTGGGATTTTGTTTTTGTAGAGGATTGACTCTCTGCTTAGAGTTAGGCTCTGGCATGACCCATAGACACACTTAGGTGTATTGTATAAACCATACCTAAGTCTAGGTGCGGATTATAGACTACGCCTAAGCGGAAATATTTTCAGCGATGATCTTTCAGGCACTGTTAATAGAATCTAGTCTAAAGTTTATAAATGTTTGGCATGACAATTGCATATTACGCTAGCATTCAATAAGGGCTTTTTGGCATCAAGATCCCATAATCGAATTAGTGATCAGTTTGTGCCACTAGAAGGTGTAACTCATGGAACCAAGTTATAAAATCACCCCGTAGCTGTCAGTTACACACATCCCTACCATCTTCAAACCATCGCATATCTATTGCTGATGTAACTTGAGCACATACATGCAATGCATGGCACTACTGGGTTATTCTaatattataccatataatctggTATTGTAGAAAACACATTCACTAAATGGAGATGCTCCCTTAAAAAACTGCCCTCTCAGTAATGAGCTGTTAGTCGCTTAAAATATTGATGGACATGAGGGCAGGTCAGCTTGACAGTGCTCGGTCTGCTGAGATAATAGGTGGTTTAAACCTTGATGGTATAGCAAAGATAACAAGATTGAAGTCTGTATTCATGTACATTCACTACCCGGCCAACTCAATGACACTATCAAAGCTGATCTCTACAGAATTATAAAAGACATGTTTTACTTGCATTTGTTCTTAGTTGATCTGGTTTATTGCATCAGTATTTCTGGAGTAGTTTGTGATATTTTTGGTCAcattggggatcttttactacagcttagctcgagttattttgcagcaggacccataagaATAAAACAGGACGTGCTGCAGATATCTCGAGCTaagttttgtaaaagacccccattgcTTCCTAATTTCTATCTGTTTTCCTTCATTCtgtctcttcttcttccttgaagctttcaAACAGTGAAATGGTAAATTATACCAGTGTGACAGAATTCCTGATTCTTGGATTCCCAGAGTTCCCAGAGTTGCAACTCCCTCTCTTCACTCTCTTCTCAATCCTCTACCTGATGGCTGTCCTGGGGAACCTCCTCGTTATCTGCATAATTTCTGCTGATCAGCACCTTCACATCCCCATGTATTTCTTCTTGGCCAACCTGTCCGCCTTAGATATCTGCTCTTTGAGTTCCATTGTGCCAAAAACGTTGGCAATTCTGCTGGCAAAGGACTATAATATATCTTTTCTGGGATGTTTTCTACAGATGTACTGCTATACGATATGTGTTGCTACAGAATTTGCTCTTCTCACTGCCATGGCATATGACCGTTACATTGCAATATGCAACCCATTGCATTATCTCGACATCATGAATAAGAGAGCGTGTGCTGTTCTGGCAGCTGCCTCATGGATAGTAGGTATATTAGAGTCATTGCCACACAATATTGTTGTATCCCAGTTTCCTTTTTGTGACTCCAATGTAATAAATCACTTCTTTTGTGAAATCGCAGCAGTGGTGAAACTTTCTTGCTCAGATACCTCAATAATTCAAACTATGAATTATACACTAGggtcatttatagtcttaatgcCATTTCTCCTAACCCTGACATCCTACGTGTTTATCATTTCCACCATCCTGAAAATCCGCTCTTCAGAGGGTAAAAGCAAGGCCTTCTCCACCTGTTCATCCCATCTTACAGTCATTCTTTTGGCATATGGGACTATGGTAGGAGTGTATATACACCCTGGAACAATGGATACTGCAGATCCAAAAAAGTTACCTATTGCAATGTATATAGTCACTCTCCCACTGCTAAACCCTCTGATTTATAGTTTGAGAAGCAGAGAGATAAAAGTGGCCCTAAAAAAAGCCATCATGATGACCCACTAAAGTCCTATGCATGTTGCCCTGACCATGATAGCAGGTGCTCTAAAGTACTGTTGTGTTTATTACTAATCCCCTCACTGGTCTGCTCATAATGACTCATGAGCCACTTGTGTCCTGTATCCAGGACTTCTAAAAACAagaaaccttttttttctacaaaacatTGACTTGTAAATGT is drawn from Microcaecilia unicolor chromosome 14, aMicUni1.1, whole genome shotgun sequence and contains these coding sequences:
- the LOC115457042 gene encoding olfactory receptor 5V1-like — translated: MVNYTSVTEFLILGFPEFPELQLPLFTLFSILYLMAVLGNLLVICIISADQHLHIPMYFFLANLSALDICSLSSIVPKTLAILLAKDYNISFLGCFLQMYCYTICVATEFALLTAMAYDRYIAICNPLHYLDIMNKRACAVLAAASWIVGILESLPHNIVVSQFPFCDSNVINHFFCEIAAVVKLSCSDTSIIQTMNYTLGSFIVLMPFLLTLTSYVFIISTILKIRSSEGKSKAFSTCSSHLTVILLAYGTMVGVYIHPGTMDTADPKKLPIAMYIVTLPLLNPLIYSLRSREIKVALKKAIMMTH